The following proteins are encoded in a genomic region of Toxotes jaculatrix isolate fToxJac2 chromosome 3, fToxJac2.pri, whole genome shotgun sequence:
- the LOC121179099 gene encoding E3 ubiquitin-protein ligase DTX3L-like isoform X1, whose product MFGGDEPMDTSNSANEDQPPVASQKCDGISDIQRPETSLEDLSSDFMNLKQEDGESSLSSSRPNEDHSEVTLFVECSKLEKALQLEKTLQTWSNKNNHVDFRVLNISKDGRVLIRITPASALSEFQKVAGQTLISKYGTEIRILSAGVEQPEQQTQIPDNASVNLPSSFASDPQDVVSSDLRNLKQQDRESSLSSSRPNEDHAEVTLVVECSKLEKTLQLEKTLQTWGNKNNHVEFTDLKISKDGRVSIRITPASALSEFQKVAGQTLISKDGTEFRILSVDVEQPEQHTQIPDNASVNLPSSFASDPQDEQMELGKQSSFSSSAADSTAGEETYSCPVPVGHFWYVNHIYRDEIERIQKENGVKILAEVKVTLEPQQKHGDPKKAHSEFIHLVQKSLADSSGSVIPLKDIDPEEWRDTLKIVKKNENKLLLTLSSEDMTVCGPSPSQDIIKKLLNASQKTLTNANTSDGGSTWASQNTSLTFGMSIKDPLCDEGLHMEQSCWRLLTTICTEQLAKIKEKFSVDFKESGISKGKVVVKACYQRSGGNVSMESHALRALLHLYQTIGTSPSRFPQHHGASGFNSSPNTLRSDYRASGGPASNEESGRGAATVGDENCPICMDTFTNKKQLKCKHEFCEECLEQAKASMGPICPVCKDVFGLIEGDQPYGTMSWVTTPTSLPGFPHCGAIIINYHIPGGIQTEKHPKPGQHYTGAFRKAYLPDNKEGMEVLKLLKKAFDQKLIFTIGTSRTTGIENQVTWNDIHHKTSMVGGPECFGYPDPGYLSRVRDELKAKGIK is encoded by the exons ATGTTCGGTGGTGACGAGCCTATGGACACT AGTAACAGCGCGAACGAAGACCAGCCCCCTGTAGCATCTCAGaag TGTGATGGCATAAGTGATATCCAGCGACCTGAAACATCTCTTGAA GACCTGAGCAGTGACTTTATGAACCTAAAACAAGAGGATGGAGAGTCCAGCTTGAGTTCCAGCAGGCCT AATGAAGATCACTCTGAAGTCACTCTCTTTGTCGAGTGTTCAAAGCTGGAGAAAGCTCTTCAGCTGGAGAAAACTCTTCAAACTTggagcaacaaaaacaaccatGTAGATTTCAGAGTTTTAAATATCTCAAAAGATGGTAGAGTTTTGATAAGGATAACACCCGCTTCAG CTCTGAGTGAATTTCAGAAAGTGGCAGGACAAACACTGATAAGCAAATACGGGACAGAAATCAGAatcctgtctgcaggtgtggaACAGCCAGAGCAGCAGACACAAATACCAGATAATGCTTCTGTGAATCTCCCTTCTTCATTTGCATCAGACCCACAAGAT gtaGTGAGCAGTGACTTAAGGAACCTAAAACAACAGGATAGAGAGTCCAGCTTGAGTTCCAGCAGGCCT AATGAAGATCACGCTGAAGTCACTCTCGTTGTCGAGTGTTCAAAGCTGGAGAAAACTCTGCAGCTGGAGAAAACTCTTCAAACTTGgggcaacaaaaacaaccatGTAGAATTCACAGATTTAAAGATCTCAAAAGATGGAAGAGTTTCGATAAGGATAACACCTGCTTCAG CCCTGAGTGAATTTCAGAAAGTGGCAGGACAAACACTGATAAGCAAAGATGGGACAGAATTCAGAATCCTGTCTGTAGATGTGGAACAgccagagcagcacacacaaataccagaTAATGCTTCTGTGAATCTCCCTTCTTCATTTGCATCAGACCCACAAGAT GAGCAAATGGAACTGGGCAAACAAAGCAGTTTCAGCAGTTCAGCAGCGGATTCTACAGCTGGAGAGGAGACATACAGCTGTCCTGTCCCTGTTGGCCATTTCTGGTACGTGAACCACATCTACAGGGATGAAATTGAACGCATACAGAAAGAGAACGGAGTTAAAATTTTGGCAGAAGTGAAGGTAACACTTGaaccacaacagaaacatgGAGACCCAAAAAAAGCTCACTCTGAGTTCATACACCTTGTCCAGAAGTCCTTAGCTGATTCCTCTGGCTCAGTTATTCCTCTCAAGGACATAGATCCAGAGGAGTGGAGAGACACGCTGAAAATTGTTAAGAAAAATGAGAACAAGCTTTTGCTTACTCTGTCCTCTGAAGACATGACTGTATGTGGGCCAAGCCCAAGTCAAGATATCATCAAAAAGTTATTAAATGCATCTCAGAAAACCTTAACAAATGCCAACACTTCTGATGGAGGGTCTACGTGGGCATCTCAAAACACTTCCCTGACGTTTGGCATGAGCATCAAGGACCCTCTGTGTGATGAAGGACTACACatggagcagagctgctggaggCTGTTGACTACAATCTGTACTGAGCAACTAGCTAAAATCAAAGAAAAGTTCAGTGTGGATTTCAAAGAATCAGGCATCAGTAAAGGAAAAGTGGTTGTTAAAGCTTGCTACCAAAGATCTGGAGGAAACGTGTCAATGGAGAGCCACGCTCTCAGAGCTCTTCTTCATCTGTACCAGACGATTGGAACATCACCCTCGAGGTTCCCCCAACACCATGGTGCCAGTGGGTTCAACAGCTCACCGAATACCTTGAGAAGTGATTACCGGGCCTCCGGTGGACCTGCGTCAAATGAAGAGTCAGGAAGAGGGGCGGCAACAGTAGGAGATGAAAATTGCCCTATATGCATGGATACATTTACCAATAAGAAACAGCTTAAGTGTAAACATGAATTTTGTGAGGAATGCCTGGAACAAGCAAAGGCAAGCATGGGACCCATCTGTCCTGTGTGCAAAGATGTCTTTGGTTTGATAGAGGGAGACCAGCCATATGGAACAATGTCATGGGTTACAACTCCAACATCCCTCCCTGGATTCCCACACTGTGGCGCTATAATCATCAACTATCATATTCCTGGGGGAATACAGACG GAAAAACATCCCAAACCTGGACAGCACTACACTGGTGCTTTCAGAAAAGCTTATCTCCCAGATAACAAAGAGGGAATGGAAGTACTGAAGCTGTTGAAGAAAGCATTTGACCAGAAGCTTATTTTCACCATTGGGACGTCCAGAACAACTGGGATAGAGAACCAGGTGACCTGGAATGACATTCACCACAAAACCTCCATGGTAGGAGGACCAGAATG TTTTGGGTACCCTGACCCAGGCTACCTGAGCAGAGTGAGAGATGAGCTGAAGGCTAAAGGCATCAAGTGA
- the LOC121179099 gene encoding E3 ubiquitin-protein ligase DTX3L-like isoform X3, giving the protein MFGGDEPMDTSNSANEDQPPVASQKCDGISDIQRPETSLEDLSSDFMNLKQEDGESSLSSSRPNEDHSEVTLFVECSKLEKALQLEKTLQTWSNKNNHVDFRVLNISKDGRVLIRITPASALSEFQKVAGQTLISKDGTEFRILSVDVEQPEQHTQIPDNASVNLPSSFASDPQDEQMELGKQSSFSSSAADSTAGEETYSCPVPVGHFWYVNHIYRDEIERIQKENGVKILAEVKVTLEPQQKHGDPKKAHSEFIHLVQKSLADSSGSVIPLKDIDPEEWRDTLKIVKKNENKLLLTLSSEDMTVCGPSPSQDIIKKLLNASQKTLTNANTSDGGSTWASQNTSLTFGMSIKDPLCDEGLHMEQSCWRLLTTICTEQLAKIKEKFSVDFKESGISKGKVVVKACYQRSGGNVSMESHALRALLHLYQTIGTSPSRFPQHHGASGFNSSPNTLRSDYRASGGPASNEESGRGAATVGDENCPICMDTFTNKKQLKCKHEFCEECLEQAKASMGPICPVCKDVFGLIEGDQPYGTMSWVTTPTSLPGFPHCGAIIINYHIPGGIQTEKHPKPGQHYTGAFRKAYLPDNKEGMEVLKLLKKAFDQKLIFTIGTSRTTGIENQVTWNDIHHKTSMVGGPECFGYPDPGYLSRVRDELKAKGIK; this is encoded by the exons ATGTTCGGTGGTGACGAGCCTATGGACACT AGTAACAGCGCGAACGAAGACCAGCCCCCTGTAGCATCTCAGaag TGTGATGGCATAAGTGATATCCAGCGACCTGAAACATCTCTTGAA GACCTGAGCAGTGACTTTATGAACCTAAAACAAGAGGATGGAGAGTCCAGCTTGAGTTCCAGCAGGCCT AATGAAGATCACTCTGAAGTCACTCTCTTTGTCGAGTGTTCAAAGCTGGAGAAAGCTCTTCAGCTGGAGAAAACTCTTCAAACTTggagcaacaaaaacaaccatGTAGATTTCAGAGTTTTAAATATCTCAAAAGATGGTAGAGTTTTGATAAGGATAACACCCGCTTCAG CCCTGAGTGAATTTCAGAAAGTGGCAGGACAAACACTGATAAGCAAAGATGGGACAGAATTCAGAATCCTGTCTGTAGATGTGGAACAgccagagcagcacacacaaataccagaTAATGCTTCTGTGAATCTCCCTTCTTCATTTGCATCAGACCCACAAGAT GAGCAAATGGAACTGGGCAAACAAAGCAGTTTCAGCAGTTCAGCAGCGGATTCTACAGCTGGAGAGGAGACATACAGCTGTCCTGTCCCTGTTGGCCATTTCTGGTACGTGAACCACATCTACAGGGATGAAATTGAACGCATACAGAAAGAGAACGGAGTTAAAATTTTGGCAGAAGTGAAGGTAACACTTGaaccacaacagaaacatgGAGACCCAAAAAAAGCTCACTCTGAGTTCATACACCTTGTCCAGAAGTCCTTAGCTGATTCCTCTGGCTCAGTTATTCCTCTCAAGGACATAGATCCAGAGGAGTGGAGAGACACGCTGAAAATTGTTAAGAAAAATGAGAACAAGCTTTTGCTTACTCTGTCCTCTGAAGACATGACTGTATGTGGGCCAAGCCCAAGTCAAGATATCATCAAAAAGTTATTAAATGCATCTCAGAAAACCTTAACAAATGCCAACACTTCTGATGGAGGGTCTACGTGGGCATCTCAAAACACTTCCCTGACGTTTGGCATGAGCATCAAGGACCCTCTGTGTGATGAAGGACTACACatggagcagagctgctggaggCTGTTGACTACAATCTGTACTGAGCAACTAGCTAAAATCAAAGAAAAGTTCAGTGTGGATTTCAAAGAATCAGGCATCAGTAAAGGAAAAGTGGTTGTTAAAGCTTGCTACCAAAGATCTGGAGGAAACGTGTCAATGGAGAGCCACGCTCTCAGAGCTCTTCTTCATCTGTACCAGACGATTGGAACATCACCCTCGAGGTTCCCCCAACACCATGGTGCCAGTGGGTTCAACAGCTCACCGAATACCTTGAGAAGTGATTACCGGGCCTCCGGTGGACCTGCGTCAAATGAAGAGTCAGGAAGAGGGGCGGCAACAGTAGGAGATGAAAATTGCCCTATATGCATGGATACATTTACCAATAAGAAACAGCTTAAGTGTAAACATGAATTTTGTGAGGAATGCCTGGAACAAGCAAAGGCAAGCATGGGACCCATCTGTCCTGTGTGCAAAGATGTCTTTGGTTTGATAGAGGGAGACCAGCCATATGGAACAATGTCATGGGTTACAACTCCAACATCCCTCCCTGGATTCCCACACTGTGGCGCTATAATCATCAACTATCATATTCCTGGGGGAATACAGACG GAAAAACATCCCAAACCTGGACAGCACTACACTGGTGCTTTCAGAAAAGCTTATCTCCCAGATAACAAAGAGGGAATGGAAGTACTGAAGCTGTTGAAGAAAGCATTTGACCAGAAGCTTATTTTCACCATTGGGACGTCCAGAACAACTGGGATAGAGAACCAGGTGACCTGGAATGACATTCACCACAAAACCTCCATGGTAGGAGGACCAGAATG TTTTGGGTACCCTGACCCAGGCTACCTGAGCAGAGTGAGAGATGAGCTGAAGGCTAAAGGCATCAAGTGA
- the LOC121179099 gene encoding E3 ubiquitin-protein ligase DTX3L-like isoform X5 has product MFGGDEPMDTSNSANEDQPPVASQKCDGISDIQRPETSLEDLSSDFMNLKQEDGESSLSSSRPNEDHSEVTLFVECSKLEKALQLEKTLQTWSNKNNHVDFRVLNISKDGRVLIRITPASALSEFQKVAGQTLISKYGTEIRILSAGVEQPEQQTQIPDNASVNLPSSFASDPQDEQMELGKQSSFSSSAADSTAGEETYSCPVPVGHFWYVNHIYRDEIERIQKENGVKILAEVKVTLEPQQKHGDPKKAHSEFIHLVQKSLADSSGSVIPLKDIDPEEWRDTLKIVKKNENKLLLTLSSEDMTVCGPSPSQDIIKKLLNASQKTLTNANTSDGGSTWASQNTSLTFGMSIKDPLCDEGLHMEQSCWRLLTTICTEQLAKIKEKFSVDFKESGISKGKVVVKACYQRSGGNVSMESHALRALLHLYQTIGTSPSRFPQHHGASGFNSSPNTLRSDYRASGGPASNEESGRGAATVGDENCPICMDTFTNKKQLKCKHEFCEECLEQAKASMGPICPVCKDVFGLIEGDQPYGTMSWVTTPTSLPGFPHCGAIIINYHIPGGIQTEKHPKPGQHYTGAFRKAYLPDNKEGMEVLKLLKKAFDQKLIFTIGTSRTTGIENQVTWNDIHHKTSMVGGPECFGYPDPGYLSRVRDELKAKGIK; this is encoded by the exons ATGTTCGGTGGTGACGAGCCTATGGACACT AGTAACAGCGCGAACGAAGACCAGCCCCCTGTAGCATCTCAGaag TGTGATGGCATAAGTGATATCCAGCGACCTGAAACATCTCTTGAA GACCTGAGCAGTGACTTTATGAACCTAAAACAAGAGGATGGAGAGTCCAGCTTGAGTTCCAGCAGGCCT AATGAAGATCACTCTGAAGTCACTCTCTTTGTCGAGTGTTCAAAGCTGGAGAAAGCTCTTCAGCTGGAGAAAACTCTTCAAACTTggagcaacaaaaacaaccatGTAGATTTCAGAGTTTTAAATATCTCAAAAGATGGTAGAGTTTTGATAAGGATAACACCCGCTTCAG CTCTGAGTGAATTTCAGAAAGTGGCAGGACAAACACTGATAAGCAAATACGGGACAGAAATCAGAatcctgtctgcaggtgtggaACAGCCAGAGCAGCAGACACAAATACCAGATAATGCTTCTGTGAATCTCCCTTCTTCATTTGCATCAGACCCACAAGAT GAGCAAATGGAACTGGGCAAACAAAGCAGTTTCAGCAGTTCAGCAGCGGATTCTACAGCTGGAGAGGAGACATACAGCTGTCCTGTCCCTGTTGGCCATTTCTGGTACGTGAACCACATCTACAGGGATGAAATTGAACGCATACAGAAAGAGAACGGAGTTAAAATTTTGGCAGAAGTGAAGGTAACACTTGaaccacaacagaaacatgGAGACCCAAAAAAAGCTCACTCTGAGTTCATACACCTTGTCCAGAAGTCCTTAGCTGATTCCTCTGGCTCAGTTATTCCTCTCAAGGACATAGATCCAGAGGAGTGGAGAGACACGCTGAAAATTGTTAAGAAAAATGAGAACAAGCTTTTGCTTACTCTGTCCTCTGAAGACATGACTGTATGTGGGCCAAGCCCAAGTCAAGATATCATCAAAAAGTTATTAAATGCATCTCAGAAAACCTTAACAAATGCCAACACTTCTGATGGAGGGTCTACGTGGGCATCTCAAAACACTTCCCTGACGTTTGGCATGAGCATCAAGGACCCTCTGTGTGATGAAGGACTACACatggagcagagctgctggaggCTGTTGACTACAATCTGTACTGAGCAACTAGCTAAAATCAAAGAAAAGTTCAGTGTGGATTTCAAAGAATCAGGCATCAGTAAAGGAAAAGTGGTTGTTAAAGCTTGCTACCAAAGATCTGGAGGAAACGTGTCAATGGAGAGCCACGCTCTCAGAGCTCTTCTTCATCTGTACCAGACGATTGGAACATCACCCTCGAGGTTCCCCCAACACCATGGTGCCAGTGGGTTCAACAGCTCACCGAATACCTTGAGAAGTGATTACCGGGCCTCCGGTGGACCTGCGTCAAATGAAGAGTCAGGAAGAGGGGCGGCAACAGTAGGAGATGAAAATTGCCCTATATGCATGGATACATTTACCAATAAGAAACAGCTTAAGTGTAAACATGAATTTTGTGAGGAATGCCTGGAACAAGCAAAGGCAAGCATGGGACCCATCTGTCCTGTGTGCAAAGATGTCTTTGGTTTGATAGAGGGAGACCAGCCATATGGAACAATGTCATGGGTTACAACTCCAACATCCCTCCCTGGATTCCCACACTGTGGCGCTATAATCATCAACTATCATATTCCTGGGGGAATACAGACG GAAAAACATCCCAAACCTGGACAGCACTACACTGGTGCTTTCAGAAAAGCTTATCTCCCAGATAACAAAGAGGGAATGGAAGTACTGAAGCTGTTGAAGAAAGCATTTGACCAGAAGCTTATTTTCACCATTGGGACGTCCAGAACAACTGGGATAGAGAACCAGGTGACCTGGAATGACATTCACCACAAAACCTCCATGGTAGGAGGACCAGAATG TTTTGGGTACCCTGACCCAGGCTACCTGAGCAGAGTGAGAGATGAGCTGAAGGCTAAAGGCATCAAGTGA
- the LOC121179099 gene encoding E3 ubiquitin-protein ligase DTX3L-like isoform X4 — MFGGDEPMDTSNSANEDQPPVASQKCDGISDIQRPETSLEDLSSDFMNLKQEDGESSLSSSRPNEDHAEVTLVVECSKLEKTLQLEKTLQTWGNKNNHVEFTDLKISKDGRVSIRITPASALSEFQKVAGQTLISKDGTEFRILSVDVEQPEQHTQIPDNASVNLPSSFASDPQDEQMELGKQSSFSSSAADSTAGEETYSCPVPVGHFWYVNHIYRDEIERIQKENGVKILAEVKVTLEPQQKHGDPKKAHSEFIHLVQKSLADSSGSVIPLKDIDPEEWRDTLKIVKKNENKLLLTLSSEDMTVCGPSPSQDIIKKLLNASQKTLTNANTSDGGSTWASQNTSLTFGMSIKDPLCDEGLHMEQSCWRLLTTICTEQLAKIKEKFSVDFKESGISKGKVVVKACYQRSGGNVSMESHALRALLHLYQTIGTSPSRFPQHHGASGFNSSPNTLRSDYRASGGPASNEESGRGAATVGDENCPICMDTFTNKKQLKCKHEFCEECLEQAKASMGPICPVCKDVFGLIEGDQPYGTMSWVTTPTSLPGFPHCGAIIINYHIPGGIQTEKHPKPGQHYTGAFRKAYLPDNKEGMEVLKLLKKAFDQKLIFTIGTSRTTGIENQVTWNDIHHKTSMVGGPECFGYPDPGYLSRVRDELKAKGIK; from the exons ATGTTCGGTGGTGACGAGCCTATGGACACT AGTAACAGCGCGAACGAAGACCAGCCCCCTGTAGCATCTCAGaag TGTGATGGCATAAGTGATATCCAGCGACCTGAAACATCTCTTGAA GACCTGAGCAGTGACTTTATGAACCTAAAACAAGAGGATGGAGAGTCCAGCTTGAGTTCCAGCAGGCCT AATGAAGATCACGCTGAAGTCACTCTCGTTGTCGAGTGTTCAAAGCTGGAGAAAACTCTGCAGCTGGAGAAAACTCTTCAAACTTGgggcaacaaaaacaaccatGTAGAATTCACAGATTTAAAGATCTCAAAAGATGGAAGAGTTTCGATAAGGATAACACCTGCTTCAG CCCTGAGTGAATTTCAGAAAGTGGCAGGACAAACACTGATAAGCAAAGATGGGACAGAATTCAGAATCCTGTCTGTAGATGTGGAACAgccagagcagcacacacaaataccagaTAATGCTTCTGTGAATCTCCCTTCTTCATTTGCATCAGACCCACAAGAT GAGCAAATGGAACTGGGCAAACAAAGCAGTTTCAGCAGTTCAGCAGCGGATTCTACAGCTGGAGAGGAGACATACAGCTGTCCTGTCCCTGTTGGCCATTTCTGGTACGTGAACCACATCTACAGGGATGAAATTGAACGCATACAGAAAGAGAACGGAGTTAAAATTTTGGCAGAAGTGAAGGTAACACTTGaaccacaacagaaacatgGAGACCCAAAAAAAGCTCACTCTGAGTTCATACACCTTGTCCAGAAGTCCTTAGCTGATTCCTCTGGCTCAGTTATTCCTCTCAAGGACATAGATCCAGAGGAGTGGAGAGACACGCTGAAAATTGTTAAGAAAAATGAGAACAAGCTTTTGCTTACTCTGTCCTCTGAAGACATGACTGTATGTGGGCCAAGCCCAAGTCAAGATATCATCAAAAAGTTATTAAATGCATCTCAGAAAACCTTAACAAATGCCAACACTTCTGATGGAGGGTCTACGTGGGCATCTCAAAACACTTCCCTGACGTTTGGCATGAGCATCAAGGACCCTCTGTGTGATGAAGGACTACACatggagcagagctgctggaggCTGTTGACTACAATCTGTACTGAGCAACTAGCTAAAATCAAAGAAAAGTTCAGTGTGGATTTCAAAGAATCAGGCATCAGTAAAGGAAAAGTGGTTGTTAAAGCTTGCTACCAAAGATCTGGAGGAAACGTGTCAATGGAGAGCCACGCTCTCAGAGCTCTTCTTCATCTGTACCAGACGATTGGAACATCACCCTCGAGGTTCCCCCAACACCATGGTGCCAGTGGGTTCAACAGCTCACCGAATACCTTGAGAAGTGATTACCGGGCCTCCGGTGGACCTGCGTCAAATGAAGAGTCAGGAAGAGGGGCGGCAACAGTAGGAGATGAAAATTGCCCTATATGCATGGATACATTTACCAATAAGAAACAGCTTAAGTGTAAACATGAATTTTGTGAGGAATGCCTGGAACAAGCAAAGGCAAGCATGGGACCCATCTGTCCTGTGTGCAAAGATGTCTTTGGTTTGATAGAGGGAGACCAGCCATATGGAACAATGTCATGGGTTACAACTCCAACATCCCTCCCTGGATTCCCACACTGTGGCGCTATAATCATCAACTATCATATTCCTGGGGGAATACAGACG GAAAAACATCCCAAACCTGGACAGCACTACACTGGTGCTTTCAGAAAAGCTTATCTCCCAGATAACAAAGAGGGAATGGAAGTACTGAAGCTGTTGAAGAAAGCATTTGACCAGAAGCTTATTTTCACCATTGGGACGTCCAGAACAACTGGGATAGAGAACCAGGTGACCTGGAATGACATTCACCACAAAACCTCCATGGTAGGAGGACCAGAATG TTTTGGGTACCCTGACCCAGGCTACCTGAGCAGAGTGAGAGATGAGCTGAAGGCTAAAGGCATCAAGTGA
- the LOC121179099 gene encoding E3 ubiquitin-protein ligase DTX3L-like isoform X2 yields the protein MFGGDEPMDTSNSANEDQPPVASQKDLSSDFMNLKQEDGESSLSSSRPNEDHSEVTLFVECSKLEKALQLEKTLQTWSNKNNHVDFRVLNISKDGRVLIRITPASALSEFQKVAGQTLISKYGTEIRILSAGVEQPEQQTQIPDNASVNLPSSFASDPQDVVSSDLRNLKQQDRESSLSSSRPNEDHAEVTLVVECSKLEKTLQLEKTLQTWGNKNNHVEFTDLKISKDGRVSIRITPASALSEFQKVAGQTLISKDGTEFRILSVDVEQPEQHTQIPDNASVNLPSSFASDPQDEQMELGKQSSFSSSAADSTAGEETYSCPVPVGHFWYVNHIYRDEIERIQKENGVKILAEVKVTLEPQQKHGDPKKAHSEFIHLVQKSLADSSGSVIPLKDIDPEEWRDTLKIVKKNENKLLLTLSSEDMTVCGPSPSQDIIKKLLNASQKTLTNANTSDGGSTWASQNTSLTFGMSIKDPLCDEGLHMEQSCWRLLTTICTEQLAKIKEKFSVDFKESGISKGKVVVKACYQRSGGNVSMESHALRALLHLYQTIGTSPSRFPQHHGASGFNSSPNTLRSDYRASGGPASNEESGRGAATVGDENCPICMDTFTNKKQLKCKHEFCEECLEQAKASMGPICPVCKDVFGLIEGDQPYGTMSWVTTPTSLPGFPHCGAIIINYHIPGGIQTEKHPKPGQHYTGAFRKAYLPDNKEGMEVLKLLKKAFDQKLIFTIGTSRTTGIENQVTWNDIHHKTSMVGGPECFGYPDPGYLSRVRDELKAKGIK from the exons ATGTTCGGTGGTGACGAGCCTATGGACACT AGTAACAGCGCGAACGAAGACCAGCCCCCTGTAGCATCTCAGaag GACCTGAGCAGTGACTTTATGAACCTAAAACAAGAGGATGGAGAGTCCAGCTTGAGTTCCAGCAGGCCT AATGAAGATCACTCTGAAGTCACTCTCTTTGTCGAGTGTTCAAAGCTGGAGAAAGCTCTTCAGCTGGAGAAAACTCTTCAAACTTggagcaacaaaaacaaccatGTAGATTTCAGAGTTTTAAATATCTCAAAAGATGGTAGAGTTTTGATAAGGATAACACCCGCTTCAG CTCTGAGTGAATTTCAGAAAGTGGCAGGACAAACACTGATAAGCAAATACGGGACAGAAATCAGAatcctgtctgcaggtgtggaACAGCCAGAGCAGCAGACACAAATACCAGATAATGCTTCTGTGAATCTCCCTTCTTCATTTGCATCAGACCCACAAGAT gtaGTGAGCAGTGACTTAAGGAACCTAAAACAACAGGATAGAGAGTCCAGCTTGAGTTCCAGCAGGCCT AATGAAGATCACGCTGAAGTCACTCTCGTTGTCGAGTGTTCAAAGCTGGAGAAAACTCTGCAGCTGGAGAAAACTCTTCAAACTTGgggcaacaaaaacaaccatGTAGAATTCACAGATTTAAAGATCTCAAAAGATGGAAGAGTTTCGATAAGGATAACACCTGCTTCAG CCCTGAGTGAATTTCAGAAAGTGGCAGGACAAACACTGATAAGCAAAGATGGGACAGAATTCAGAATCCTGTCTGTAGATGTGGAACAgccagagcagcacacacaaataccagaTAATGCTTCTGTGAATCTCCCTTCTTCATTTGCATCAGACCCACAAGAT GAGCAAATGGAACTGGGCAAACAAAGCAGTTTCAGCAGTTCAGCAGCGGATTCTACAGCTGGAGAGGAGACATACAGCTGTCCTGTCCCTGTTGGCCATTTCTGGTACGTGAACCACATCTACAGGGATGAAATTGAACGCATACAGAAAGAGAACGGAGTTAAAATTTTGGCAGAAGTGAAGGTAACACTTGaaccacaacagaaacatgGAGACCCAAAAAAAGCTCACTCTGAGTTCATACACCTTGTCCAGAAGTCCTTAGCTGATTCCTCTGGCTCAGTTATTCCTCTCAAGGACATAGATCCAGAGGAGTGGAGAGACACGCTGAAAATTGTTAAGAAAAATGAGAACAAGCTTTTGCTTACTCTGTCCTCTGAAGACATGACTGTATGTGGGCCAAGCCCAAGTCAAGATATCATCAAAAAGTTATTAAATGCATCTCAGAAAACCTTAACAAATGCCAACACTTCTGATGGAGGGTCTACGTGGGCATCTCAAAACACTTCCCTGACGTTTGGCATGAGCATCAAGGACCCTCTGTGTGATGAAGGACTACACatggagcagagctgctggaggCTGTTGACTACAATCTGTACTGAGCAACTAGCTAAAATCAAAGAAAAGTTCAGTGTGGATTTCAAAGAATCAGGCATCAGTAAAGGAAAAGTGGTTGTTAAAGCTTGCTACCAAAGATCTGGAGGAAACGTGTCAATGGAGAGCCACGCTCTCAGAGCTCTTCTTCATCTGTACCAGACGATTGGAACATCACCCTCGAGGTTCCCCCAACACCATGGTGCCAGTGGGTTCAACAGCTCACCGAATACCTTGAGAAGTGATTACCGGGCCTCCGGTGGACCTGCGTCAAATGAAGAGTCAGGAAGAGGGGCGGCAACAGTAGGAGATGAAAATTGCCCTATATGCATGGATACATTTACCAATAAGAAACAGCTTAAGTGTAAACATGAATTTTGTGAGGAATGCCTGGAACAAGCAAAGGCAAGCATGGGACCCATCTGTCCTGTGTGCAAAGATGTCTTTGGTTTGATAGAGGGAGACCAGCCATATGGAACAATGTCATGGGTTACAACTCCAACATCCCTCCCTGGATTCCCACACTGTGGCGCTATAATCATCAACTATCATATTCCTGGGGGAATACAGACG GAAAAACATCCCAAACCTGGACAGCACTACACTGGTGCTTTCAGAAAAGCTTATCTCCCAGATAACAAAGAGGGAATGGAAGTACTGAAGCTGTTGAAGAAAGCATTTGACCAGAAGCTTATTTTCACCATTGGGACGTCCAGAACAACTGGGATAGAGAACCAGGTGACCTGGAATGACATTCACCACAAAACCTCCATGGTAGGAGGACCAGAATG TTTTGGGTACCCTGACCCAGGCTACCTGAGCAGAGTGAGAGATGAGCTGAAGGCTAAAGGCATCAAGTGA